In one Thermoleophilia bacterium genomic region, the following are encoded:
- a CDS encoding ATP-grasp domain-containing protein, protein YKVVLVNSNPATIMTDPEMADSIYIEPLDAEIVAKIIEKETPDALLPTLGGQTGLNLAVQLYEMGVLEKYEVELIGAKVDAIKKAEDRKLFKQCMLKIGLEVPRVVSVNDVASALAFADEIGFPLVVRPAFTLGGTGGGIAYNREELKEIVSRGLKLSMIKQVLVEESVIGWKEFELEVMRDKADNVVIICPIENFDPMGIHTGDSITVAPAQTLTDWEYQQLRDAAIKIMREIGVETGGSNIQFAVNPENGKIVAIEMNPRVSRSSALASKATGFPIAKIAAK, encoded by the coding sequence ATATAAAGTTGTGCTCGTAAACTCTAACCCAGCAACGATCATGACAGATCCAGAGATGGCGGACTCGATTTACATCGAACCACTCGATGCGGAGATCGTTGCAAAGATCATAGAAAAAGAGACTCCCGATGCATTGCTTCCAACACTTGGAGGACAAACTGGTTTAAACTTAGCGGTTCAGCTTTACGAAATGGGAGTTCTTGAGAAATATGAGGTCGAGTTAATCGGTGCAAAGGTTGATGCGATCAAGAAAGCGGAAGACAGAAAGCTTTTCAAGCAGTGCATGTTAAAAATAGGGCTTGAAGTGCCAAGGGTTGTTTCAGTGAACGATGTTGCTTCAGCTCTTGCTTTTGCTGACGAAATCGGCTTTCCACTCGTCGTTCGCCCTGCATTTACCTTAGGAGGAACAGGTGGAGGAATAGCCTACAACAGGGAAGAGTTAAAGGAAATAGTGTCCAGAGGTTTGAAGCTCTCAATGATTAAGCAAGTGCTCGTTGAAGAAAGCGTTATTGGATGGAAGGAATTTGAGCTTGAAGTCATGCGAGATAAGGCGGATAATGTGGTGATAATTTGTCCAATAGAGAACTTTGACCCAATGGGAATCCATACTGGGGATAGCATAACTGTAGCACCAGCTCAAACGCTCACAGATTGGGAGTATCAGCAATTGAGAGACGCTGCAATAAAGATAATGCGTGAGATTGGAGTTGAGACTGGGGGTAGCAATATACAATTTGCGGTCAACCCTGAAAACGGAAAAATAGTTGCAATAGAGATGAATCCAAGAGTGAGCAGATCTTCAGCTTTAGCTTCGAAGGCAACGGGATTTCCAATTGCTAAAATCGCTGCAAAGC